Proteins encoded together in one Micromonospora auratinigra window:
- a CDS encoding DUF3263 domain-containing protein — MPADASAAATDRPEPSAPAEVVAREAGVAVPPPRSAPAVEVGPANPAAADDGPAADPEADDAADEEPAAPAADVGPAELTDRELRILAFEQRWWKHAGAKEQAIRDTFGLSATRYYQLLNGLLDHPAALAAEPVLIGRLRRLRSSRARNRRR, encoded by the coding sequence ATGCCCGCCGACGCCTCCGCGGCCGCCACCGACCGGCCCGAGCCGTCCGCCCCGGCCGAGGTCGTCGCCCGGGAGGCGGGCGTCGCCGTCCCGCCGCCGCGCTCCGCACCGGCCGTCGAGGTCGGGCCCGCCAACCCGGCGGCCGCCGACGACGGCCCGGCGGCCGACCCCGAGGCCGACGACGCGGCGGACGAGGAGCCGGCCGCACCCGCAGCCGACGTCGGGCCGGCCGAGCTGACCGATCGGGAGCTGCGGATCCTCGCCTTCGAGCAGCGCTGGTGGAAGCACGCCGGGGCGAAGGAGCAGGCGATCCGGGACACCTTCGGGCTCTCCGCCACGCGCTACTACCAGCTCCTCAACGGGCTGCTCGACCACCCGGCGGCGCTGGCCGCCGAGCCGGTGCTGATCGGCCGGCTACGTCGGCTGCGCTCGTCCCGCGCCCGCAACCGGCGGCGCTGA
- a CDS encoding ROK family protein codes for MTPGDEVVVALDVGGTGMKCALVRPDGRVTHAERHPTGAERGPEAVVATILDVAEGLAGTARAAGSTPVACGIAVPGVIDEARGVAVWSANVGFRDVPLRELAEKRLGLPTALGHDVRVGGLAEARLGAGRDTRHVLFVAIGTGIAAAHVVGGVAATGAHGAAGEIGHILVRPDGPRCGCGRPGCLEAVASASAIGRRYTELAGTPGTAAEVAQRAAAGDELAGRVWRAAVEALADGLATGQALFDVDTMVIGGGLAQAGPGLLDPLRAALRERLTFHREPRLVAAALGDEAGCLGAALLALDTLEEESR; via the coding sequence ATGACTCCAGGCGACGAGGTCGTCGTCGCGCTGGACGTGGGCGGTACCGGGATGAAGTGCGCCCTGGTCCGCCCGGACGGCCGGGTGACCCACGCGGAACGGCACCCCACCGGGGCGGAGCGCGGCCCGGAAGCGGTCGTCGCCACGATCCTGGACGTCGCCGAAGGGCTGGCCGGCACCGCCCGCGCCGCCGGGTCGACCCCGGTGGCCTGCGGCATCGCCGTGCCGGGCGTGATCGACGAGGCGCGCGGGGTGGCGGTCTGGTCGGCCAACGTGGGCTTCCGGGACGTACCGCTGCGGGAACTGGCGGAGAAGCGGCTCGGCCTGCCCACGGCGCTCGGCCACGACGTGCGGGTGGGCGGTCTGGCCGAGGCCCGGCTCGGGGCCGGCCGGGACACCCGGCACGTGCTCTTCGTCGCGATCGGCACCGGCATCGCCGCCGCCCACGTGGTCGGCGGCGTGGCCGCCACCGGGGCGCACGGCGCCGCCGGCGAGATCGGCCACATCCTGGTACGCCCCGACGGCCCGCGCTGCGGCTGTGGCCGTCCCGGCTGCCTGGAGGCGGTCGCGTCGGCCTCGGCGATCGGCCGGCGGTACACCGAGCTGGCCGGGACGCCCGGCACGGCGGCCGAGGTGGCGCAGCGGGCGGCGGCCGGCGACGAACTGGCCGGCCGGGTCTGGCGGGCGGCCGTCGAGGCGCTCGCCGACGGCCTGGCCACCGGGCAGGCCCTCTTCGACGTGGACACCATGGTGATCGGCGGCGGGCTGGCCCAGGCCGGTCCGGGGCTGCTCGACCCGCTCCGGGCGGCGCTGCGCGAGCGGCTGACCTTCCACCGGGAGCCGCGGCTGGTCGCGGCTGCCCTCGGCGACGAGGCCGGCTGCCTCGGCGCCGCCCTGCTGGCCCTGGACACTCTCGAGGAGGAGAGCCGATGA
- a CDS encoding GNAT family N-acetyltransferase encodes MTGAVRLEPVSEANLEPLLSVAAAEAEPEDVMPPVEAPAGWSLARRDAFREFHRARFGGLDGPTRTRMYAIVAAGEVIGMVRMTRCAEPGTVETGMWLGRSARGQGLGAAALRELLHAAAAAGMHTVVAETTADNRGALSVLRKCGAALRENGGKVRAEMCLDTVLPVR; translated from the coding sequence GTGACGGGAGCCGTACGACTGGAGCCGGTGAGTGAGGCGAACCTGGAGCCGTTGCTCTCCGTAGCCGCCGCGGAGGCGGAGCCGGAGGACGTGATGCCTCCGGTGGAGGCCCCGGCCGGCTGGTCGCTGGCCCGTCGTGACGCCTTCCGGGAGTTCCACCGGGCCCGCTTCGGTGGCCTGGACGGCCCCACCCGCACCCGGATGTACGCCATCGTCGCCGCCGGCGAGGTGATCGGCATGGTGCGGATGACCCGCTGCGCCGAGCCGGGGACGGTGGAGACCGGGATGTGGTTGGGCCGTTCGGCCCGGGGTCAGGGGCTGGGGGCGGCTGCCCTGCGCGAGTTGCTGCACGCCGCCGCGGCGGCCGGAATGCACACCGTCGTGGCCGAGACGACGGCGGACAACCGGGGCGCGTTGTCGGTTCTCCGGAAATGCGGCGCCGCCTTGCGGGAAAATGGCGGCAAGGTGCGTGCTGAAATGTGTCTCGACACCGTGCTGCCCGTTCGCTGA
- a CDS encoding ATP-binding cassette domain-containing protein produces MTAVLEIEGLRKTYRSRKRGTRHALDGFDMRVEAGQVHGFLGPNGSGKTTTLRTLLGLIRPNGGRMAILGRELPQALPAVAGQVGAIVESPQFFPHFSARDTLGLLARAGELPARRVDEVLELVGLRDRAGERVKTYSLGMKQRLAVASALLKNPELLILDEPANGLDPGGIREMRTLMRDLSAAGMTVVLSSHILGEIQLICDSVTIISLGRRVAFGPVGQVLAAHSQGSVRVRLEAVTDLPQAADTLTRAGIGVTAEADHLMLAGVDKPATVSRLLAEQGLYVSELAPVAVDLESVFLELTATAPVPGQHRQVDQSTKVEGGWGA; encoded by the coding sequence TTGACGGCTGTCCTGGAGATCGAGGGTCTCCGTAAGACGTACCGGAGCCGGAAACGCGGGACCCGTCACGCGCTCGACGGCTTCGACATGCGGGTCGAGGCCGGCCAGGTGCACGGCTTCCTCGGCCCGAACGGCTCGGGCAAGACCACCACGCTGCGGACGCTGCTCGGGCTGATCCGGCCCAACGGCGGCCGGATGGCCATCCTGGGCCGGGAGCTGCCGCAGGCGCTGCCCGCGGTCGCCGGGCAGGTCGGGGCCATCGTGGAGAGCCCGCAGTTCTTCCCGCACTTCTCGGCCCGGGACACCCTCGGGCTACTGGCCCGCGCCGGTGAGCTGCCCGCGCGGCGGGTCGACGAGGTGCTGGAGCTGGTCGGGCTGCGCGACCGGGCCGGCGAGCGGGTCAAGACGTACTCGCTCGGCATGAAGCAGCGGCTGGCGGTCGCCTCCGCGCTGCTGAAGAACCCGGAGCTGCTGATCCTGGACGAGCCGGCCAACGGCCTCGACCCGGGCGGCATCCGGGAGATGCGCACCCTGATGCGGGACCTCTCCGCCGCCGGGATGACCGTGGTGCTCTCCAGCCACATCCTCGGCGAGATCCAGCTCATCTGCGACTCGGTCACCATCATCTCGCTGGGCCGGCGGGTCGCCTTCGGGCCGGTCGGGCAGGTGCTCGCCGCGCACTCCCAGGGTTCCGTCCGGGTGCGCCTCGAAGCGGTCACCGACCTGCCCCAGGCCGCCGACACCCTGACCCGGGCCGGTATCGGGGTGACCGCCGAGGCGGACCACCTGATGCTCGCCGGCGTCGACAAGCCGGCCACGGTCAGCCGCCTCCTCGCCGAGCAGGGCCTCTACGTCAGCGAGCTGGCCCCGGTCGCGGTCGACCTGGAGAGTGTCTTCCTCGAACTGACCGCCACCGCGCCGGTCCCCGGCCAGCACCGGCAGGTCGACCAGTCCACGAAGGTCGAAGGAGGTTGGGGCGCATGA
- a CDS encoding DeoR/GlpR family DNA-binding transcription regulator yields MDRYARWNALLEMLTDSGRVSVEEAADRLDVSQATIRRDFDQLAQQQMITRTRGGAVANGVSYDLPLRYKTAKHSAEKQRIGAAAAALVSPGTVVGLNGGTTSTEVARALAVRPDLNTSAEGAQLTVVTNALNIANELLVRSRMKVVVAGGVVRPKSFELVGPLGGALLREVTLDVALLGVDAIDPQLGAAAHHEGEAAMNSLMVARAKRVVVIADSSKLGGHAFARICPVDRVETLVTDSGADPAVVQAFRDAGVHVVTA; encoded by the coding sequence GTGGACCGCTACGCCCGATGGAACGCGCTGCTGGAGATGCTGACCGACAGCGGACGGGTCAGTGTCGAGGAGGCGGCCGACCGCCTGGACGTCTCCCAGGCGACCATCCGGCGCGACTTCGACCAGCTCGCCCAGCAGCAGATGATCACCCGGACCCGGGGCGGGGCGGTCGCCAACGGGGTCTCGTACGACCTGCCGCTGCGCTACAAGACCGCCAAGCACTCCGCCGAGAAGCAGCGGATCGGGGCGGCCGCCGCCGCGCTGGTCTCCCCGGGCACCGTGGTCGGCCTCAACGGCGGCACCACCAGCACCGAGGTGGCCCGGGCCCTGGCGGTCCGGCCGGACCTCAACACCAGTGCCGAGGGCGCCCAGCTCACCGTGGTCACCAACGCCCTGAACATCGCCAACGAGCTGCTGGTCCGGTCGCGGATGAAGGTCGTGGTGGCCGGCGGGGTGGTCCGGCCCAAGTCCTTCGAGCTGGTCGGTCCGCTGGGCGGCGCGCTGCTGCGCGAGGTCACCCTGGACGTCGCGCTGCTCGGCGTGGACGCGATAGACCCGCAGCTCGGCGCCGCCGCCCACCACGAGGGCGAGGCGGCGATGAACAGCCTGATGGTGGCGCGCGCCAAGCGGGTGGTGGTGATCGCCGACTCGTCCAAGCTGGGCGGTCACGCCTTCGCCCGGATCTGCCCGGTGGACCGGGTGGAGACCCTGGTCACCGACTCGGGCGCGGACCCGGCCGTGGTGCAGGCGTTCCGCGACGCCGGCGTGCACGTCGTCACCGCCTGA
- a CDS encoding DUF4032 domain-containing protein: MRITSALVDPALLDLPWSTPLEEWPAQHLVALPQGISRHIVRFVRLGDYVYAFKETRERIAEREYDLLRSLERIDFPSVEAVAIVADRQTDDGEPLESVLITRHLQFSLPYRALFSNTLRPETMNRLLDALAALLVRMHLTGFFWGDCSLSNTLFRRDAGAFAAYLVDAETGALYSSLSNGQRGEDLEIARVNIFGEALDLQAAGLLHESIDPEVVCEQVVQRYERLWHEITYEQQIERTARHDIEGRIRRLNELGFDVAEVAMSTADNGRYLVRPKVVDAGYHTRRLIRLTGLDAEENQARKLLNDLDAYRVESDLTDEQQAAHRWLTEVFEPVVRAVPAHLRRKLEPQELFAQIIEHKWLLSEQAGRDVGMRRAVHSFLADVLVHRPDEQAVLGVEVPTA; this comes from the coding sequence GTGCGGATCACCTCGGCTCTCGTCGACCCGGCGCTGCTCGACCTTCCCTGGTCGACCCCGCTGGAGGAGTGGCCTGCGCAGCACCTGGTCGCGCTGCCGCAGGGCATCTCCCGCCACATCGTGCGGTTCGTCCGGCTCGGCGACTACGTGTACGCGTTCAAGGAGACCCGGGAGCGGATCGCCGAGCGGGAGTACGACCTGCTGCGGTCGCTGGAGCGGATCGACTTCCCGTCGGTCGAGGCGGTGGCGATCGTCGCCGACCGGCAGACCGACGACGGGGAGCCGCTCGAATCGGTGCTGATCACCCGACACCTCCAGTTCTCGCTGCCCTACCGGGCGCTCTTCTCCAACACGCTGCGCCCGGAGACGATGAACCGGCTGCTGGACGCGCTGGCCGCGCTGCTGGTCCGGATGCACCTGACGGGCTTCTTCTGGGGCGACTGCTCGCTCTCCAACACGCTGTTCCGGCGGGACGCGGGCGCGTTCGCCGCCTACCTGGTGGACGCCGAGACCGGGGCGTTGTACAGCTCGCTCTCCAACGGGCAGCGCGGCGAGGACCTGGAGATCGCCCGGGTCAACATCTTCGGTGAGGCGCTCGACCTGCAGGCGGCCGGCCTGCTGCACGAGTCGATCGACCCCGAGGTGGTCTGCGAGCAGGTCGTGCAGCGCTACGAGCGGCTCTGGCACGAGATCACCTACGAGCAGCAGATCGAGCGGACCGCCCGGCACGACATCGAGGGCCGGATCCGTCGCCTCAACGAGCTGGGCTTCGACGTCGCCGAGGTGGCCATGTCCACCGCCGACAACGGGCGCTACCTGGTCCGCCCGAAGGTGGTCGACGCCGGCTACCACACCCGTCGACTGATCCGGCTGACCGGCCTGGATGCCGAGGAGAACCAGGCCCGCAAGCTCCTCAACGACCTGGACGCCTACCGGGTGGAGAGCGACCTGACCGACGAGCAGCAGGCGGCGCACCGCTGGCTGACCGAGGTGTTCGAGCCGGTGGTCCGGGCGGTGCCGGCGCACCTGCGCCGCAAGCTGGAGCCGCAGGAGCTCTTCGCCCAGATCATCGAGCACAAGTGGCTGCTCTCCGAGCAGGCCGGCCGGGACGTCGGGATGCGCCGTGCGGTGCACTCCTTCCTGGCCGACGTGCTGGTGCACCGCCCCGACGAGCAGGCCGTCCTCGGCGTCGAGGTCCCCACCGCCTGA
- a CDS encoding SRPBCC family protein produces MATSNLTDKARDQLGGELRNLASAIGERAVQVVTERLTGATGRLSEYARQGGGPGLIAAATGAQKLAEGHSPMKAMFHAGLAGGKEKLMAAFGGGGKGGKGGGKKLKVTNIVETIEVGVPVRVAYNQWTTFGDFPSFMKKVELAENDSDEKMNWKAQIFWSHRSWESTIVRQIPDRLIHWRSKGEKGSVDGTVSFHEVGPELTKILVVLEYHPKGLFEHTGNLWRAQGRRVRLELKHFVRHVMTQTVLDPDSVEGWRGEIEDSQVVKDHETALREEQEAREQPGQGGTGEPEEQPEEQEEERRPAGRGRRQPPQRRRSPEDEEYDDYDADDDFDDEEYDEEPDEEEQPPPRRRQPERARRPQREERSSREERAPREERSRRAPEAPRRPVVRRRREERGE; encoded by the coding sequence ATGGCCACCAGCAATCTCACCGACAAGGCCCGTGACCAGCTCGGCGGCGAGCTGCGCAACCTCGCCTCCGCGATCGGGGAACGGGCCGTGCAGGTGGTGACCGAGCGGCTCACCGGCGCCACCGGCCGGCTCAGCGAGTACGCCAGGCAGGGCGGCGGGCCCGGACTGATCGCCGCCGCCACCGGCGCGCAGAAGCTGGCCGAGGGCCACTCCCCGATGAAGGCCATGTTCCATGCCGGCCTGGCCGGCGGTAAGGAGAAGTTGATGGCGGCGTTCGGCGGCGGTGGCAAGGGCGGCAAGGGCGGCGGCAAGAAGCTCAAGGTCACCAACATCGTCGAGACGATCGAGGTCGGCGTGCCGGTCCGGGTCGCGTACAACCAGTGGACCACCTTCGGCGACTTCCCGAGCTTCATGAAGAAGGTCGAGCTGGCCGAGAACGACTCCGACGAGAAGATGAACTGGAAGGCGCAGATCTTCTGGTCGCACCGGAGCTGGGAGTCGACCATCGTCCGGCAGATCCCGGACCGGCTGATCCACTGGCGCTCGAAGGGTGAGAAGGGCTCCGTCGACGGCACGGTCAGCTTCCACGAGGTCGGGCCGGAGCTGACGAAGATCCTGGTGGTGCTGGAGTACCACCCGAAGGGCCTCTTCGAGCACACCGGCAACCTCTGGCGTGCCCAGGGCCGCCGGGTGCGGCTGGAGCTGAAGCACTTCGTCCGGCACGTGATGACCCAGACCGTGCTCGACCCGGACTCCGTCGAGGGCTGGCGGGGCGAGATCGAGGACTCCCAGGTGGTCAAGGATCACGAGACCGCGCTCCGGGAGGAGCAGGAGGCCCGCGAGCAGCCGGGGCAGGGCGGCACCGGGGAGCCCGAGGAGCAGCCGGAGGAGCAGGAGGAGGAGCGCCGGCCCGCCGGGCGCGGCCGCCGCCAGCCGCCGCAGCGCCGCCGCTCGCCGGAGGACGAGGAGTACGACGACTACGACGCCGACGACGACTTCGACGACGAGGAGTACGACGAGGAGCCGGACGAGGAGGAGCAGCCGCCGCCGCGCCGCCGGCAGCCCGAGCGGGCCCGCCGCCCGCAGCGTGAGGAGCGGTCCTCCCGTGAGGAGCGGGCCCCCCGCGAGGAGCGGTCCCGCCGTGCCCCGGAGGCACCCCGCCGGCCGGTGGTCCGGCGTCGACGCGAGGAGCGTGGCGAATGA
- the nagA gene encoding N-acetylglucosamine-6-phosphate deacetylase, producing MTVRVTGKVVTPTGVIRQGCVEVTQDRISAIAEYPSVHDGHWIVPGFVDMHTHGGGGHTFTTGDAGAAREAAAFHLRHGTTTLLASLVSSPFALMRDATAAYRPLVGSGVLAGVHFEGPYLSADRCGAQNPEFLRDPSTEELAELIELGDGAVRMVTLAPERDGALAAIELLVSRGVVAAVGHTDATWEQTRAAVAAGASVGTHLFNGMRPVHHREPGPVTALLEAPNVVCELVADGVHLHDGMLGFATSVAGPERAALITDAMAAAGMPDGEYELGGQAVTVADGVARLSRDGAIAGSTLTMDAALRHAVAAGIALPDAVRMVATTPARAIGLGDRVGALQPGLRADLVVLDDDLNVLRVMREGSWVE from the coding sequence ATGACCGTGCGCGTGACCGGCAAGGTGGTGACCCCGACCGGGGTGATCCGGCAGGGCTGCGTGGAGGTCACGCAGGACCGGATCAGCGCGATCGCCGAGTACCCGTCGGTCCACGACGGGCACTGGATCGTGCCCGGCTTCGTGGACATGCACACGCACGGCGGCGGCGGGCACACCTTCACCACCGGGGACGCCGGGGCGGCCCGCGAGGCGGCCGCGTTCCACCTGCGGCACGGCACCACCACCCTGCTGGCCAGCCTGGTCAGCTCCCCGTTCGCGCTGATGCGCGACGCCACCGCCGCGTACCGGCCGCTGGTCGGGTCGGGGGTGCTGGCCGGCGTCCACTTCGAGGGGCCGTACCTGTCGGCGGACCGCTGCGGCGCGCAGAACCCGGAGTTCCTGCGGGACCCGTCGACCGAGGAGCTGGCCGAGCTGATCGAGCTGGGCGACGGCGCGGTCCGGATGGTCACCCTGGCCCCGGAGCGCGACGGCGCGCTGGCCGCGATCGAGCTGCTGGTCTCGCGGGGCGTGGTCGCCGCGGTCGGGCACACCGACGCCACCTGGGAGCAGACCCGCGCCGCGGTGGCCGCCGGGGCGAGCGTCGGCACCCACCTGTTCAACGGGATGCGGCCGGTGCACCACCGGGAGCCCGGTCCGGTGACCGCCCTCCTGGAGGCCCCCAACGTGGTCTGCGAGCTGGTCGCCGACGGTGTGCACCTGCACGACGGCATGCTCGGCTTCGCCACCTCGGTCGCCGGCCCGGAGCGGGCCGCCCTGATCACCGACGCGATGGCCGCCGCCGGCATGCCCGACGGCGAGTACGAGCTGGGCGGCCAGGCCGTCACCGTGGCCGACGGAGTGGCCCGGCTGAGCCGGGACGGCGCGATCGCCGGCAGCACCCTCACCATGGACGCCGCCCTGCGGCACGCCGTCGCGGCCGGCATCGCCCTGCCCGACGCCGTCCGGATGGTGGCCACCACCCCGGCCCGGGCGATCGGCCTCGGTGACCGGGTCGGCGCGCTCCAGCCCGGCCTCCGCGCCGACCTGGTCGTCCTCGACGACGACCTGAACGTGCTCCGGGTGATGCGCGAGGGCTCCTGGGTCGAGTGA
- a CDS encoding SIS domain-containing protein, translating to MAYVHAEIASQPDCWREAAHLAPTVADRLPRPGERVAVVGCGTSWFMAMAYAGLREQAGQGETDAFQASEFPTTRRYDRLIAITRSGTTTEVLDLLAALRGRIPTTVLVGDPASPAVELADAVVALPFADERAVVQTRFATTALALLRAHLGEDLGRLAADAEVAVRAPLPIDPARIEQVTFLGRGWTVGLAQEAALKCREAATFWAEAYPAMDYRHGPISVAAPGRLVWAFGGIPDGLAEDVAATGAAFVHSRTHGCRTVLTSWAAGRTPVDPMADLILAQRFAVALATSRGLDPDAPRHLSRSVVLA from the coding sequence ATGGCGTACGTGCACGCGGAGATCGCGAGCCAGCCCGACTGCTGGCGGGAGGCGGCGCACCTCGCCCCGACCGTCGCCGACCGGCTGCCGCGCCCCGGCGAGCGGGTCGCCGTCGTCGGCTGCGGCACGTCGTGGTTCATGGCGATGGCGTACGCCGGGCTGCGCGAGCAGGCCGGCCAGGGCGAGACCGACGCCTTCCAGGCCAGCGAGTTCCCCACCACCCGCCGTTACGACCGGCTGATCGCGATCACCCGCTCGGGCACCACGACCGAGGTGCTGGACCTGCTCGCCGCGCTGCGCGGGCGGATCCCCACCACGGTGCTGGTCGGCGACCCCGCCTCCCCCGCCGTGGAGCTCGCCGATGCCGTGGTCGCCCTGCCCTTCGCCGACGAGCGCGCAGTCGTGCAGACCCGTTTCGCCACCACCGCCCTGGCCCTGCTCCGCGCCCACCTCGGCGAGGACCTGGGCCGGCTGGCCGCCGACGCGGAGGTCGCCGTCCGGGCCCCGCTACCGATCGACCCGGCCCGGATCGAGCAGGTCACCTTCCTCGGTCGTGGCTGGACGGTCGGGCTGGCCCAGGAGGCCGCGCTGAAGTGCCGGGAGGCGGCCACCTTCTGGGCCGAGGCGTACCCGGCGATGGACTACCGACACGGCCCGATCTCGGTGGCCGCCCCGGGCCGGCTGGTCTGGGCGTTCGGCGGCATCCCGGACGGGCTGGCGGAGGACGTCGCCGCCACCGGGGCCGCCTTCGTGCACAGCCGTACGCACGGCTGCCGCACGGTGCTGACCAGCTGGGCGGCCGGCCGTACCCCGGTCGACCCGATGGCCGACCTGATCCTCGCCCAGCGGTTCGCCGTCGCGCTGGCCACCAGCCGCGGCCTCGACCCGGACGCGCCCCGCCACCTGAGCCGTTCCGTGGTGCTGGCATGA
- a CDS encoding ABC transporter permease subunit, which translates to MSLYVTELRRLAKRRITRLLLVLLVLGLAGVATAFALSSHQLTKEVVAEAQAQADRQYQQALTEWKKTVADCDAAQARGERGLEEKFGPDCGRQWQPQPDMFDPKWSLPYQFDFRAEFPTFIAVFAGALALFAFIVGASFVGAEWNTGGMMNLLLWRPRRLAVLGTKLAALLTAVTGVTVLLGALWTAAFWLVGTSRGTTAKVTAGVWRSIGLDGLRALGIILVVGAVGFALASLGRHTAMALGAAVAVFAISEIGLRIAVAVLKVPFGDRYLLSTYAQAWFLKKVQLLDFRACEFAKGECRPAELLVTWQDSAWVFGLGAAVALVAAFWTMRRRDIA; encoded by the coding sequence ATGAGCTTGTACGTCACCGAGCTGCGCCGGCTGGCCAAGCGCCGGATCACCCGGCTGCTGCTGGTCCTGCTGGTGCTCGGGCTGGCCGGGGTGGCCACCGCCTTCGCCCTCTCCAGCCACCAGCTCACCAAGGAGGTCGTCGCCGAGGCCCAGGCGCAGGCGGATCGCCAGTACCAGCAGGCGCTGACGGAATGGAAGAAGACGGTCGCCGACTGTGACGCCGCCCAGGCGCGCGGCGAGCGGGGCCTGGAGGAGAAGTTCGGACCCGACTGCGGCCGCCAGTGGCAGCCCCAGCCGGACATGTTCGACCCGAAGTGGAGCCTGCCCTACCAGTTCGACTTCCGGGCCGAGTTCCCCACCTTCATCGCGGTCTTCGCCGGGGCGCTGGCGCTCTTCGCCTTCATCGTCGGCGCCTCCTTCGTGGGCGCCGAGTGGAACACCGGCGGGATGATGAACCTGCTGCTCTGGCGACCGCGACGGCTCGCCGTGCTGGGCACCAAGCTGGCCGCGCTGCTCACCGCGGTGACCGGGGTGACCGTGCTGCTGGGGGCGCTTTGGACGGCGGCCTTCTGGCTGGTCGGCACCTCCCGCGGGACCACCGCCAAGGTCACCGCCGGGGTGTGGCGGTCCATCGGGCTGGACGGCCTGCGCGCGCTGGGCATCATCCTGGTCGTCGGCGCGGTCGGCTTCGCGCTCGCCTCGCTCGGCCGGCACACCGCGATGGCGCTCGGCGCGGCGGTGGCGGTCTTCGCGATCAGCGAGATCGGGCTCCGGATCGCGGTCGCCGTGCTCAAGGTGCCGTTCGGCGACCGGTACCTGCTCTCCACGTACGCGCAGGCCTGGTTCCTCAAGAAGGTGCAGCTGCTCGACTTCCGGGCCTGCGAGTTCGCCAAGGGTGAGTGCCGGCCGGCCGAGCTGCTGGTCACCTGGCAGGACTCGGCGTGGGTGTTCGGCCTGGGCGCGGCGGTCGCCCTGGTCGCCGCCTTCTGGACCATGCGGCGGCGCGACATCGCCTGA
- a CDS encoding HEAT repeat domain-containing protein yields MHDKLARLLDLIDTREGDAYQLALDLADRGDQSLVVPVRAALARCLERRDTYGRDLLVRVLVGLSGSAAFPYLLRTYAHPVDPNDDRDTFALHLGNLLHREPAACRPTVLAFVADPAPELRQAGLWALGHVLQPDDADVLREALADPDQWIRWTAVNALPDPGREPWAYGLVRTALRDPEPFNRRAAVLILAWSAAPSAADDLLALTGDSSSTVRSALGEAIGRTAAGSDRRDDAATVLLALLDDPDPTVRRSAARGLGHLDGPLDALRDRADDPDPWVRKAVAVSLGSHAGDEWAATLATLAADQSAEVRWELAAVLARQSWPGARPLLAGLAEDPDPTVRRTARTALERGPGTPAAR; encoded by the coding sequence GTGCACGACAAGCTGGCGCGTCTGCTCGATCTCATCGACACCCGGGAGGGCGATGCCTACCAGCTCGCCCTCGACCTGGCGGACCGCGGCGACCAGTCGCTCGTCGTCCCGGTCCGGGCCGCGCTGGCGCGCTGCCTCGAACGGCGGGACACCTACGGCCGGGACCTGCTGGTGCGGGTCCTGGTCGGGCTCTCCGGCAGTGCCGCGTTCCCGTACCTGCTGCGCACCTACGCCCACCCGGTGGACCCGAACGACGACCGGGACACGTTCGCCCTGCACCTGGGCAACCTCCTGCACCGCGAACCGGCCGCCTGCCGCCCGACCGTGCTCGCCTTCGTGGCCGACCCCGCGCCGGAGCTGCGCCAGGCCGGGCTCTGGGCACTGGGCCACGTCCTCCAGCCCGACGACGCCGACGTGCTCCGCGAAGCGCTGGCCGACCCCGACCAGTGGATCCGCTGGACGGCGGTCAACGCATTGCCCGACCCCGGCCGGGAGCCCTGGGCGTACGGGCTGGTCCGCACCGCCCTGCGGGACCCCGAACCGTTCAACCGCCGCGCGGCGGTGCTCATCCTCGCCTGGTCGGCCGCCCCGTCGGCGGCAGACGACCTGCTCGCGCTGACCGGCGACAGCTCGTCGACCGTCCGGTCGGCGCTGGGTGAGGCGATCGGCCGGACGGCGGCGGGCTCCGACCGCCGGGACGACGCCGCCACCGTGCTGCTCGCGCTGCTCGACGACCCCGATCCGACGGTACGCCGCAGCGCAGCCCGGGGCCTCGGGCACCTCGACGGGCCGCTCGACGCCCTCCGGGATCGGGCCGACGACCCCGACCCGTGGGTACGGAAGGCCGTCGCGGTCTCGCTCGGCTCGCACGCCGGGGACGAGTGGGCCGCCACCCTGGCGACCCTGGCCGCCGACCAGTCGGCCGAGGTGCGGTGGGAACTGGCGGCCGTGCTCGCCCGGCAGTCCTGGCCGGGGGCCCGCCCGTTGCTGGCCGGCTTGGCGGAGGACCCGGACCCGACGGTCCGGCGGACCGCACGGACGGCCCTGGAGCGCGGGCCGGGCACCCCGGCCGCCCGATGA